The sequence GTATTTTTATCAATAGAAGGTAAGATATtttgcagtgtctgtctgtctgtgtctgtatgtaatgtgtatattttGTAAACGTCAAATGATTTATCAGAGCCAGAGCATATTGACATGGTGTTTCAAGATGCTGGAAATCTGTTACAAAACACTCCCCACTGTACTAtaggagaagagtggagaggagacacgAGAAGGGCTGCagtcttctcccccttctccctggaGTGTGCACTCCTTCACTCCCCCTCATGGATTAAAAAGCATTGGATGGACGTAGGCTAGACAGGGATTTTTCACCATATGTCTTACATTGCTTTCTATACCTTGTAAATCAATGAGGGGGGTGAACATTtcagagagaagagtagagatcAGGCAATGGATTGGAATGGTCCCAGagcaatggaatggaatggttccataacaatggaatggaatggtccCATAGAAATGGAATAGAATGGTCCCATaacaatggaatggaatggtcccatagaaatggaatggaatggtcccatagaaatggaatggaatggtccCATAACAATGAAATGGACCCATaacaatggaatggaatggtccCAGAGCAATGCAATGGTCCCATagaaatggaatggaatggttccataacaatggaatggaatggtcccatagaaatggaatggaatggtccCATAGAAATCGAATGGAATGGTCCCATAGAAATGGAATGGTCCCATAGCAATGGAATGGTCCCATagcaatggaatggaatggtcccatagaaatggaatggaatggtcccaaagaaatggaatggaatggtcccatagaaatggaatggaatggtcccatagcaatggaatggaatggtccCAGAGCAATGCAATGGTCCCATAGAAATGGAATAGAATGGTCCCATAGCAATGGAATGGAATGGGCCCATagaaatggaatggaatggaatggtcccatagcaatggaatggaatggtccCAGAGCAATGTGAGGAGCACGCTGAGTCTCTCATTTGAGAGAGCAGTTTGAGTTGGACCAGTAGTTCAAGTGCCCTTCCTCCTGTGTCATAAAGGCCCGGACCTATTGACAGATGGACGAAGTGGCCGAAGACCCAGGAGAGGAAGCCActgtagactattgagatgcagctCCAGCTCAGGGTTACTCACATGCAgggaagacagaaggagaggaagagctgCTACTATTTGTACAGTAACAATGTGTATTAACATTTCTGtatcttttttctctttctttctctctctctctctttctctctctctctcaggtgtggtgtgtttgacCCATAATGACCCAAAATGACTCTGACGTCTGGTTCGAGGAGTCTTCAGGTTCAGGGATGTCTACACCCCTTTCCCTGCTGGACCAATCAGATCCCACGGCCATGCCTgaggcctctcctctcagcctatGGGGAGTGGCACTGTGCGTATCGGGAACTCTCATCGTGTCCGAAAACGCCATCGTAGTGGCTGCCATCTTGGCTACGCCTTCTCTCCGCGCTCCTGTCTTCCTACTCCTCGCCAGCCTGGCATTAGCCGACCTGCTGGCGGGCGTGGCCTTGatcctccacttcctcttcctgTTTTGTGTGGAGCCCACGGATTGGTCGGAGCTGATGACGTCAGGGTTGCTGGCGACATCACTGACGGCCTCCCTCCTCAGCCTGATGGGTGTGGCCCTGGATCGTTACCTGTCTCTAAGCCAAGCCCTCACCTACGGCTCCCGCCACTCGCGCCGCTGTGCCGCTGGTCTTCTGGCACTCGTCTGGCTGGGGTCTTGTCTGATTGGCTCGGGGCCGGTGCTGGGGTGGCACTGCCTCAATGACATCACATCCTGTTCCGTTGCGCGACCCCTGACCCGGACATACCTGTCGTTGCTCTGCGGCGGCTTCCTTCTGGTCGTCATGGTCACGCTGCAGCTGTACACCGGGATCTGCCGTGTCGCAAGGAGGCACGCCCACGCCATCGCCACGCAGAGACACTTCCTGCCTGACGACCAATCGTATGCCAGCAAGCACGGGGGCCGGGGTAAGGGACTCTCTCGGCTGCTGTTAGTCCTCGGAGTGTTCGTCAGCTGTTGGACGCCCTTCGCCCTCTACGGTTTGCTGGGCGACGCATCTAGCTCGCCCCTGTATACGTACGCTACGCTAGTGCCGGCGGCGGGGAACTCTCTGCTCAACCCTCTGCTGTATAGCCTGAGGAACAGAGACATACGACTGGTGCTGCTGCATGCCTGCTGTCctcacagacacaacacacacaggcctGTTGATGTGtaggatggacacacacacacacacacacacacacacacacacacacacacacacacacacacacacacacacacacacacacacacacacacacacacacacacacacacacacacacacacacacacacacacacagctacattgACTGCCCCATATACGTGAAAAACAGTAGAGAACATCATCATCACTTGCACTTCAGATAAGAAGCAATGAGAATGTACTGTTCCAGAAGACAGCCATCTTGGAATCAGCTGGAATCAAAATGTGACGTACTGTATCATCTTAACATGTGCCTCATCCTCACCTAACATGTAGACCATCCAGTCTGATGCAATCACAGAGGTTCAACGTAACTCATCTGGATCCAACATACTTGCTTTAGGAGCACGGGAAAGTGGGTCTATACAATGATACTATGTCAAGATATTATATTAGAAGCCTTTGGATGGTTTGTTGGGACTATATACTATGCTGCTGTCGGTGAACTCCAGAACACTTAGAAAGGGCACTGTCAAAGGCACTGTGACTATCTCTGAAAAGGTTTCAGTTTGcacaatgttgttttttttataaaATGTACAAATGTTGTCTTTTTCTACTTCAAAATAAAAGCACATTTATTTTGTATGTAAAAACTGAAGTAGGGTTTCCCTCATTttactcgcacacacacacagacacacacacacacacacacacacacacacacacacacacacacacacacacacacacacacacacacacacacacacacacacacacacacacacacacacacacaactgacttaaaggtccagtgcagccatttttatctgaatatcaaatcatttctgggtaacaattaagtaccttcaTCAGCAACGAGTGAGTTTCAATACACAATTAAGTACCTTCATCAGCAACGAGTGAGTTTCAATACACAATTAAGTACCTTCATCAGCAACGAGTGAGTTTCAAAACACAATTAAGTACCTTCATCAGCAACGAGTGAGTTTCAAAACACAATTAAGTACCTTCATCAGCAACGAGTGAGTTTGAAATGCGGGGAAGCTAATTTTcgacctttataataaagcaccATTGTATTTGCAGACAGATGTAATATAACCTGCCATTTTTAAAGTGATGAGTAGATCGGATAGTCTTCATTTAAGCTAATGTAACTGTTTGCGTGGCTCAACGTATATAACGTAGAACCTGGGCGTTAAGCTATATCAGATACGATTCTTCTTTATTTTATGAATATATTTGGCgtagtggtctaaggctctgcatctcagcGCAAGAGGTGTCGCTACAGTCCATGGTTGGAATCcaggccatgattgggagtcccagcgtcgtctgggtttagCCGGTATAGGCCTTCATTAGCCGGTATAGGCCTTCATTAGCCGGTATAGGCCTTCATTAGCCGGTATAGGCCTTCATTAGCCGGTATAGGCCTTCATTAGCCGGTATAGGCCTTCATTAGCCGGtataggccttcattgtaaataagaatgtattcttaaagGACTTGCCCAGTTAAAGAAAAGAGGCAATTCTACGACAAATGACAGCGTACCCTGTTGACGGCGTACCCTGTTGACGGCGTACCCTGATGACGGCGTACCCTGATGACGGCGTACCCTGTTGACGGCGTACCCTGTTGACGGCGTACCCTGATGACGGCGTACCCTGTTGACGGCGTACCCTGTTGACGGCGTACCCTGATGACGGCGTACCCTGATGACGGCGTACCCTGTTGACGGCGTACCCTGTTGACGGCGTACCCTGATGACGGCGTACCCTGATGACAGCGTACCCTGATGACGGCGTACCCTGATGACGGCGTACCCAGATGACAGCGTACCCTGTTGACGGCGTACCCAGATGACGGTGTACCCTGTTGACGGCGTACCCAGATGACGGCGTACCCAGATGACAGCGTACCCTGTTGACGGCGTACCCAGATGACAGCGTACCCAGATGACAGCGTACCCTGTTGACGGCGTACCCAGATGACGGTGTACCCTGTTGACGGCGTACCCAGATGACGGCGTACCCAGATGACAGCGTACCCTGTTGACGGCGTACCCTGATGACGGCGTACCCTGATGACGGCGTACCCAGATGACGGCGTACCCTGATGACGGCGTACCCTGATGACAGCGTACCCTGATGACAGCGTACCCTGATGACAGCGTACCCAGATGACAGCGTACCCTGTTGACGGCGTACCCTGATGACAGCGTACCCTGATGACGGCGTACCCTGATGACAGCGTACCCTGATGACGGCGTACCCTGATGACAGCGTACCCTGATGACAGCGTACCCAGATGACAGCGTACCCTGTTGACAGCGTACCCTGATGACAGCGTACCCTGATGACGGCGTACCCTGATGACAGCGTACCCTGATGACGGCGTACCCTGATGACGGCGTACCCTGATGACGGCGTACCCTGTTGACGGCGTACCCAGATGACAGCGTACCCAGATGACGGCGTACCCTGTTGACGGCGTACCCAGATGACGGTGTACCCTGTTGACGGCGTACCCAGATGACGGTGTACCCTGATGACGGCGTACCCTGATGACGGTGTACCCTGTTGACGGCGTACCCAGATGACAGCGTACCCAGATGACAGCGTACCCTGTTGACGGCGTACCCTGATGACGGCGTACCCAGATGACGGTGTACCCTGATGACGGCGTACCCTGATGACGGCGTACCCTGATGACGGCGTACCCAGATGACAGCGTACCCTGATGACGGCGTACCCTGATGACGGCGTACCCTGATGACGGCGTACCCTGATGACGGCGTACCCTGTTGACGGCGTACCCAGATGACAGCGTACCCTGATGACGGTGTACCCTGTTGACGGCGTACCCTGTTGACGGCGTACCCTGATGACGGCGTACCCTGATGACGTCGTACCCTGATGACAGCGTACCCTGTTGACGGCGTACCCTGATGACGGCGTACCCTGATGACAGCGTACCCTGATGACGGCGTACCCTGATGACGGCGTACCCTGTTGACGGCGTACCCTGTTGACGGCGTACCCTGATGACAGCGTACCCTGTTGACGGCGTACCCTGATGACGGCGTACCCTGATGACAGCGTACCCTGATGACAGCGTACCCTGAtgacaaacagatcaataaaGACAACTTTGTCCAGACACATTTAAAATATAAACTTGAAGAAATGATTGTCCAAAAACAAACTTTTAAGTGGCTGTAGGTTTCCACCCAAATGGTAATAAtaccaaagctgtcatcaaggcaaagtgtggctacttcaaagaatctcaaatatattttaatttgttgaacattttttgggttactacatgattccatatgtgttatttcatagtttatgtatTTGTttgtattctacaatgtagaaaatagttttaaaaaataaagaaaaaccctggaatgagtagaacGTTTGAATGCTACTGTATATTAAAACAGGAACATCTAAATATTCTGCACTGGGCCTTGAAGCACTTGAAGAATGTCCTACATCGCACTCAGTTCGTGCCAAGTTTCCACGTCACTCTATTATTTCCGCCTGGACTCCTCTACTCCAGATGTTTCTGGGTCTCCCTCGGTTTCTTTCTGCCTGGACTCCTCTACTCCAGATGTTTCTGGGTCTCCCTCGGTTTCTTTCTGCCTGGACTCCTTTACTCCAGATGTTTCTGGGTCTCCCTCGGTTTCTTTCTGCCTGGACTCCTCTACGCCAGATGTTTCTGggtctctgtttctttctgcctGGACTCCTTTACTCCAGATGTTTCTGggtctctgtttctttctgcctGGACACCTCTACTCCAGATGTTTCTGGGTCTCAGTTTCTTTCTGCCTGGACTCCTTTACTCCAGATGTTTCTGggtctctgtttctttc is a genomic window of Oncorhynchus keta strain PuntledgeMale-10-30-2019 chromosome 19, Oket_V2, whole genome shotgun sequence containing:
- the LOC118381322 gene encoding G-protein coupled receptor 3-like, which encodes MTQNDSDVWFEESSGSGMSTPLSLLDQSDPTAMPEASPLSLWGVALCVSGTLIVSENAIVVAAILATPSLRAPVFLLLASLALADLLAGVALILHFLFLFCVEPTDWSELMTSGLLATSLTASLLSLMGVALDRYLSLSQALTYGSRHSRRCAAGLLALVWLGSCLIGSGPVLGWHCLNDITSCSVARPLTRTYLSLLCGGFLLVVMVTLQLYTGICRVARRHAHAIATQRHFLPDDQSYASKHGGRGKGLSRLLLVLGVFVSCWTPFALYGLLGDASSSPLYTYATLVPAAGNSLLNPLLYSLRNRDIRLVLLHACCPHRHNTHRPVDV